The following is a genomic window from Natator depressus isolate rNatDep1 chromosome 17, rNatDep2.hap1, whole genome shotgun sequence.
TTAAAGTTCTTCAGAAACTTGATACAGCTTACCAGTGGAATCTTAAAGTGCTTGACGTTTCCAGGAATATGGTAGAAAGAGCGGTACTTATCAACAATACATTGAGTAGTCTCAAATTTCTCAATCTCAGTAGCAACAAACTTTGGACAGTTCCAACAAATATGCCCTACAACATAGAGACGGTGGATCTATCAAACAACTTCTTAACACAAATACTTCCAGGAACACTGGTGAGGCTGCTACACCTTACAAACATTTACCTGCACAACAACAAGTTCACATATATTCCTGACAAAGCTTTTGATCGGCTCTTTCAACTACAAGTCATAACACTTTATAACAACCCATGGTCATGCAACGATAAGCAAAATATCCCTTACTTGCTGAAGTGGGTAAAGGAAACAGCAGCCATTGTGATAGGGGCTCCATGCCCCAATCAAACTCTGTCTTGGATTAATGCCACACCACTTTTGGCTGCTCCCACAGTTACAGACACTAACTTCATAGGTAAAGGAACAAAGGCAGCAGACACGAATGGCTCTCCAATGGCAAATGACCCAATCCAAGTGACAAAAATACGTGAACAATTTCGAGCAAATGAAGTTACATTAAGTGCTAACTTAAGCCAAACTGTATTATTTACAAGCACAGATAGACCATTACTCCTCTATCCAGAAGATCCGACTCCTCGAAAAATTAGTTCGCATGAAGCAGCAGCGACACACACTATCTACATTAAAAATTCAACTGATGTGAACTCAAGCATGATAAGTTCAACAGGATCATCCACTACTCCCATGACCCTAAGTATTACCAGCAAAATGCTAACAAACTACTCTAAAATGCCTCAACAAAGCACAACCATTACCTTAAGGAAAGAGGAGTCCACcacaaatatttttaacactCATGCGCCCTCCAAAGCAAGCATTTGTGAGGTGTATTCATTCTATGTTGTAATGCTTAATGCAGTGGCAATTCTGATTGGCTAAGGGCTTGCATTTTCTTCTGAAAATTAACACATTTACTCCAGCAATAAATAGTTGGAGCAAAACCACTCAAGTCTAAGAGTGAATCAAATACAAGAAAGTcagttttgaaattttgactCTGCTCTAAAGAAAGTaaccattttaaaagaaaaaagtgcacAATTAAAGTCTTGATACTAAGCTGCTACTTATTTTAATGTCGTATTGAGTAAAACTAACCTATCAAATGCTTTGTTTTTATGAAATGTGCTTATtttgtatttacatttttaattttccttgcacaaaaataaaacatCGGAGTTTTATGTACTGGTTTTATGTATGTTTTTGTCATTAAAcatctggaaaaaataaaaggccTGTAACATATCTGCTTTTTCTTGCTTGATTTGCCAATCAGCAATTCTTGTCATACAGCTGTGCTGATCCTTTGTaagttaaaatgaattgcaaaagAGGGTGATGGGGAATAAAGTAAACAAAATCTGTTTCACTTATCAAAAGTTATTATTTGTGGAAATATGGTTGGCATGTATATGTCTATGTTTACTTCATAAGTATGAAAGATGTTTTAATATGAATGAAGAGTCACAGTTTTAAAGtcaggaattaaaaataaattattttggtaTCTACTGGATTGGAAAAAACCAaggaaggcagcatggtctagtttTTTGAAAGGAGAAATGAGCGTCAAAGGAATggtttctcttcctggctcttccactgacaGATCTTGGGCAACTCGCTTCACATCTCTGTCTCTAAAGTTCCCCAGATTGTAGAAAGGGGATAATATACACCTACTATGAAATTCTTGGATAACAAGTACTGTAAATAAAAAAGTG
Proteins encoded in this region:
- the OMG gene encoding oligodendrocyte-myelin glycoprotein, which produces MEYQILKTRPCLLVLLIFIPTVLCICPSKCTCSGNNRNVDCSGRNLTTLPHEFQDNITYLNLSFNHFVNLDHQLTRFTNLRTLDISNNWLKNIPAHLPKSLWEIYAMGNNIKVLQKLDTAYQWNLKVLDVSRNMVERAVLINNTLSSLKFLNLSSNKLWTVPTNMPYNIETVDLSNNFLTQILPGTLVRLLHLTNIYLHNNKFTYIPDKAFDRLFQLQVITLYNNPWSCNDKQNIPYLLKWVKETAAIVIGAPCPNQTLSWINATPLLAAPTVTDTNFIGKGTKAADTNGSPMANDPIQVTKIREQFRANEVTLSANLSQTVLFTSTDRPLLLYPEDPTPRKISSHEAAATHTIYIKNSTDVNSSMISSTGSSTTPMTLSITSKMLTNYSKMPQQSTTITLRKEESTTNIFNTHAPSKASICEVYSFYVVMLNAVAILIG